A window of Danaus plexippus chromosome 12, MEX_DaPlex, whole genome shotgun sequence contains these coding sequences:
- the LOC116772390 gene encoding uncharacterized protein LOC116772390 isoform X4: MCCDLQMLSVQVPGCAGMERLGAPGGARLRHDHRHHHTTLEWEKQQRLQAMVGRLQEMVEQETRARSAAAAERLGLPPSIQLPDGEYGRDAHLQIRVPYQVPRRADEKQFPTSTEQMRERRAGVGGRDGRAAGTPGGRRRGEEGRAAAEGDPLVGPHGRPAAARLPPDQRTPALRDGAAPRRALAAARRVTERPAAPPSYHAYIPLSGRSDSPECTRPRPGVL; encoded by the exons A TGTGTTGTGATTTACAGATGCTCTCGGTTCAAGTGCCGGGGTGCGCGGGCATGGAACGGCTGGGCGCGCCGGGGGGAGCGCGTCTGCGTCACGACCACAGGCACCACCATACCACACT gGAATGGGAGAAGCAGCAGAGACTGCAGGCTATGGTGGGACGTCTGCAGGAGATGGTGGAGCAGGAGACGAGAGCGCGCTCCGCCGCCGCCGCAGAGAGGCTCGGCCTGCCGCCCAGCATACAGCTGCCAGACGGAGAGTACGGCCGGGACGCACATCTCCAGATACGAGTCCCTTATCAGGTCC CAAGACGAGCTGACGAGAAGCAGTTTCCAACCTCCACCGAACAAATGCGTGAGCGACGTGCCGGAGTGGGCGGGCGTGACGGACGCGCCGCCGGGACGCCGGGCGGGCGGCGGAGGGGGGAAGAAGGACGGGCTGCTGCAGAAGGCGACCCGCTGGTGGGTCCGCATGGGCGCCCGGCCGCCGCCCGCCTTCCTCCCGACCAGCGCACCCCCGCCCTGCGTGATGGTGCCGCGCCGCGCCGCGCCCTCGCCGCCGCCCGACGCGTGACCGAGCGACCCGCCGCCCCTCCCTCATATCACGCTTACATTCCATTATCGGGACGATCAGACTCGCCGGAGTGCACGCGTCCGCGTCCCGGAGTATTATAG
- the LOC116772390 gene encoding uncharacterized protein LOC116772390 isoform X6, translated as MLSVQVPGCAGMERLGAPGGARLRHDHRHHHTTLEWEKQQRLQAMVGRLQEMVEQETRARSAAAAERLGLPPSIQLPDGEYGRDAHLQIRVPYQVPRRADEKQFPTSTEQMRERRAGVGGRDGRAAGTPGGRRRGEEGRAAAEGDPLVGPHGRPAAARLPPDQRTPALRDGAAPRRALAAARRVTERPAAPPSYHAYIPLSGRSDSPECTRPRPGVL; from the exons ATGCTCTCGGTTCAAGTGCCGGGGTGCGCGGGCATGGAACGGCTGGGCGCGCCGGGGGGAGCGCGTCTGCGTCACGACCACAGGCACCACCATACCACACT gGAATGGGAGAAGCAGCAGAGACTGCAGGCTATGGTGGGACGTCTGCAGGAGATGGTGGAGCAGGAGACGAGAGCGCGCTCCGCCGCCGCCGCAGAGAGGCTCGGCCTGCCGCCCAGCATACAGCTGCCAGACGGAGAGTACGGCCGGGACGCACATCTCCAGATACGAGTCCCTTATCAGGTCC CAAGACGAGCTGACGAGAAGCAGTTTCCAACCTCCACCGAACAAATGCGTGAGCGACGTGCCGGAGTGGGCGGGCGTGACGGACGCGCCGCCGGGACGCCGGGCGGGCGGCGGAGGGGGGAAGAAGGACGGGCTGCTGCAGAAGGCGACCCGCTGGTGGGTCCGCATGGGCGCCCGGCCGCCGCCCGCCTTCCTCCCGACCAGCGCACCCCCGCCCTGCGTGATGGTGCCGCGCCGCGCCGCGCCCTCGCCGCCGCCCGACGCGTGACCGAGCGACCCGCCGCCCCTCCCTCATATCACGCTTACATTCCATTATCGGGACGATCAGACTCGCCGGAGTGCACGCGTCCGCGTCCCGGAGTATTATAG